One window of the Eucalyptus grandis isolate ANBG69807.140 chromosome 8, ASM1654582v1, whole genome shotgun sequence genome contains the following:
- the LOC120287568 gene encoding probable disease resistance protein At4g27220 isoform X4, translating into MPRPLNAEEEEPNTEVPQEDLSNMPRPLNAEEEAPNTEVPQGARTHLGLAKSQRGTRGLADANMTSLKRKLEELISSRRADMNELKSKWTRTEEEYGSVVRAIREGISFPPEKVAEVEGLCKEVEQILLVPGRFRQEATVRCRKTSPSVTIEELVGKETLQKVDEIVCFIMQSKDFVIGVYGMGGVGKTAILRNVYNRLLEYRALDVFWVDVPQDFSVYALQEAIANAVGLDNLSNEKDLKRRAGLLCGHLKVKKRPILILDGLWMHFEVKDVGIPVGMGRLRLVVTTRSLDVCRMMLCQKQMKIELLKEEDSWRLFSRTYGFAGELSGEVGQIARSLINRCSGLPLGIIEIATRMRGAEEHDWRCMLQNLEDLRLELDVFKRLQLSYLNLGNEQVQQCFLHLILCFGDFLSADGRKFYIESLIDEGLLGGIATRNRLYERGNEILGKIEGAGLLDFEEGDRCLHPLTRDMALHMVPSTTHMFKAIMGLREIPEDVFWTDRLEKVFLHGNKIEEIPYGISPNCPKLTRLSLDSNSTLAVIHGSFFGHLKGLTVLDLSCTGITELPDSISELESLEALLLQGCSSLRFIPYVGKLRSLRKLDLTECRSLGEVPEGMEMLANLRCLALLLAEIQTLPEGVLGKLVNLQYLSINELRVGEEVKLLEVEELYCSVSDVETFNACVGCLERNGSARYRLMMGERSGEVLWCGIDTERLLLIDSCDRIAGSVDGTSGDGCVLLPESVQSLVLSRCHKMKRVMEWEWLTAHLPNLEEIVTISCENLEEIIHGPLPSEATCRLRHLEVNGCNNMKRVLLTQDMVLHLPFLEDIVVQDSKGIELIMGTVAKMTYFSFPKLMNLVLHKLPELKSVCDGIMRCNSLQRVSIDNCPKLKRIPLQLPLLDNGLPSPPPSLREIRINRQMWESLEWDHPLARSSLEHLIKFLD; encoded by the exons ATGCCACGCCCACTGAATGCAGAAGAGGAAGAACCCAATACGGAGGTTCCCCAAG AGGATTTGTCTAACATGCCACGCCCACTGAATGCAGAAGAGGAAGCACCCAATACGGAGGTTCCCCAAG GTGCGAGAACGCATCTTGGACTGGCTAAGAGTCAACGAGGTACCCGTGGGCTTGCCGACGCGAATATGACGTCTCTCAAAAGAAAGCTGGAAGAACTCATCAGCAGTCGCCGAGCGGACATGAACGAGCTGAAGTCGAAGTGGACGAGGACAGAAGAAGAATATGGGAGTGTGGTTCGGGCAATCAGAGAAGGAATATCTTTTCCACCGGAGAAAGTAGCAGAGGTGGAAGGGCTGTGCAAAGAAGTCGAACAGATTCTTTTAGTTCCAGGAAGATTTCGGCAAGAGGCGACGGTTAGATGTCGCAAAACATCTCCCTCGGTGACAATAGAAGAATTAGTAGGCAAAGAAACTCTGCAGAAGGTGGATGAGATTGTTTGCTTTATAATGCAGAGCAAGGATTTCGTAATTGGTGTTTATGGTATGGGCGGAGTGGGCAAGACGGCCATTTTGAGGAATGTCTATAATAGACTCCTTGAGTATCGTGCATTGGATGTATTCTGGGTTGATGTACCTCAGGATTTTAGTGTTTATGCGCTACAAGAAGCGATTGCCAATGCAGTCGGACtagacaatctttcaaatgaGAAGGACTTGAAAAGAAGGGCGGGCCTATTGTGTGGACATCtgaaggtgaagaagagacCCATCCTTATTTTAGATGGCCTTTGGATGCACTTTGAAGTTAAGGATGTGGGTATTCCGGTTGGAATGGGCAGACTACGGTTGGTAGTGACAACTCGATCACTAGATGTGTGTCGTATGATGCTCTGTCAAAAGCAAATGAAGATAGAACTTCTCAAGGAGGAAGATTCTTGGAGGTTATTTTCAAGGACGTATGGCTTTGCGGGAGAACTATCTGGGGAAGTTGGACAAATTGCAAGGTCTCTTATTAATAGGTGTTCTGGTCTGCCACTTGGGATCATTGAGATTGCAACTCGCATGAGAGGAGCGGAAGAGcatgattggagatgcatgtTGCAAAATTTAGAAGACCTAAGGCTGGAGCTTGACGTGTTCAAGAGACTGCAGCTCAGTTACTTGAACTTGGGTAATGAACAAGTGCAACAGTGTTTCCTGCATTTAATCCTTTGTTTTGGAGATTTCCTTTCAGCAGATGGCAGAAAGTTTTACATAGAGTCTTTGATAGATGAGGGTTTGTTAGGTGGAATTGCCACCAGGAATAGACTGTACGAACGGGGTAACGAAATATTGGGTAAAATAGAAGGGGCTGGCCTGTTGGATTTTGAAGAAGGGGATCGGTGTCTACACCCATTGACAAGGGACATGGCATTGCATATGGTGCCGAGCACAACTCACATGTTTAAGGCCATTATGGGTTTGAGAGAAATACCGGAGGACGTATTCTGGACCGATCGTCTAGAGAAAGTCTTTTTACATGgcaacaaaatagaagaaatccCATACGGCATATCGCCAAATTGCCCTAAACTGACGAGGCTGTCTTTGGATAGCAATTCCACCTTGGCAGTCATCCATGGATCTTTCTTTGGACATCTAAAGGGGCTGACTGTTCTAGATCTCAGCTGCACCGGAATCACGGAATTACCGGACTCCATCTCTGAGTTGGAGAGCTTGGAAGCACTGTTACTGCAAGGTTGTTCCTCATTGCGTTTTATTCCTTATGTAGGAAAGTTGCGATCCCTAAGAAAGTTGGACCTCACTGAGTGTAGAAGTCTTGGAGAAGTGCCAGAGGGCATGGAGATGTTGGCAAACCTGAGGTGCCTCGCCCTACTTCTTGCAGAGATCCAGACATTACCGGAGGGAGTGTTGGGGAAGCTGGTGAACTTGCAATATCTCTCGATTAATGAGCTAAGGGTGGGAGAAGAGGTAAAATTACTGGAGGTGGAGGAACTTTATTGTTCTGTTTCCGATGTGGAAACATTCAATGCATGCGTGGGGTGTCTTGAGCGAAATGGATCCGCACGCTACAGGCTCATGATGGGTGAACGAAGCGGTGAGGTCCTTTGGTGTGGGATTGACACTGAGAGGTTGTTACTCATTGATAGTTGCGACCGTATCGCCGGGAGTGTAGATGGAACAAGTGGTGATGGCTGCGTTCTGCTTCCGGAAAGTGTGCAATCATTGGTATTGTCCCGGTGTCATAAAATGAAGAGAGTGATGGAATGGGAGTGGCTGACTGCTCACCTTCCAAATCTGGAGGAGATTGTAACCATTAGTTGTGAGAACTTAGAGGAGATAATACATGGGCCATTGCCAAGTGAAGCCACTTGTCGCCTTAGACATCTTGAAGTAAATGGATGCAACAACATGAAGAGGGTGCTGCTGACGCAAGACATGGTGCTCCATCTCCCTTTCCTCGAAGATATAGTAGTCCAAGACAGCAAGGGCATAGAGTTGATAATGGGCACTGTTGCCAAAATGACGTACTTCTCCTTCCCGAAGTTAATGAACCTGGTTCTACATAAACTTCCGGAACTGAAGAGTGTATGTGATGGGATCATGAGATGCAATTCCCTCCAGAGGGTTTCTATAGACAATTGTCCAAAACTGAAGAGGATTCCTCTGCAGCTGCCCCTGCTTGACAATGGGCTGCCttctcctcccccttctctTCGAGAGATTCGGATAAATCGGCAGATGTGGGAGTCGCTTGAGTGGGATCATCCCCTTGCCCGTTCTTCACTTGAACACTTAATCAAGTTTCTTG ACTGA
- the LOC120287568 gene encoding probable disease resistance protein At4g27220 isoform X1, whose product MPRPLNAEEEEPNTEVPQEDLSNMPRPLNAEEEAPNTEVPQEDLSNMPCPLNAEEEEPDTEVPQGEMPRALDPLSVVEVLPNNKRKSNFCENEYVGDTKRIKAQFAGVGSEAPEVLKGERAVESSKRQGNDEGSSNLTQSLHQPLTVGSEVARCKTSFVAMPYLSYGAGSSAFLPSAETNFPNQSGSALTNIPRPLNAKEGELNTEVPHGARTHLGLAKSQRGTRGLADANMTSLKRKLEELISSRRADMNELKSKWTRTEEEYGSVVRAIREGISFPPEKVAEVEGLCKEVEQILLVPGRFRQEATVRCRKTSPSVTIEELVGKETLQKVDEIVCFIMQSKDFVIGVYGMGGVGKTAILRNVYNRLLEYRALDVFWVDVPQDFSVYALQEAIANAVGLDNLSNEKDLKRRAGLLCGHLKVKKRPILILDGLWMHFEVKDVGIPVGMGRLRLVVTTRSLDVCRMMLCQKQMKIELLKEEDSWRLFSRTYGFAGELSGEVGQIARSLINRCSGLPLGIIEIATRMRGAEEHDWRCMLQNLEDLRLELDVFKRLQLSYLNLGNEQVQQCFLHLILCFGDFLSADGRKFYIESLIDEGLLGGIATRNRLYERGNEILGKIEGAGLLDFEEGDRCLHPLTRDMALHMVPSTTHMFKAIMGLREIPEDVFWTDRLEKVFLHGNKIEEIPYGISPNCPKLTRLSLDSNSTLAVIHGSFFGHLKGLTVLDLSCTGITELPDSISELESLEALLLQGCSSLRFIPYVGKLRSLRKLDLTECRSLGEVPEGMEMLANLRCLALLLAEIQTLPEGVLGKLVNLQYLSINELRVGEEVKLLEVEELYCSVSDVETFNACVGCLERNGSARYRLMMGERSGEVLWCGIDTERLLLIDSCDRIAGSVDGTSGDGCVLLPESVQSLVLSRCHKMKRVMEWEWLTAHLPNLEEIVTISCENLEEIIHGPLPSEATCRLRHLEVNGCNNMKRVLLTQDMVLHLPFLEDIVVQDSKGIELIMGTVAKMTYFSFPKLMNLVLHKLPELKSVCDGIMRCNSLQRVSIDNCPKLKRIPLQLPLLDNGLPSPPPSLREIRINRQMWESLEWDHPLARSSLEHLIKFLD is encoded by the exons ATGCCACGCCCACTGAATGCAGAAGAGGAAGAACCCAATACGGAGGTTCCCCAAG AGGATTTGTCTAACATGCCACGCCCACTGAATGCAGAAGAGGAAGCACCCAATACGGAGGTTCCCCAAG AGGATTTGTCTAACATGCCATGCCCACTGAATGCAGAAGAGGAAGAACCCGATACGGAGGTTCCCCAAG GGGAAATGCCGAGAGCATTGGATCCACTTTCAGTTGTTGAGGTTCTGCCTAATAACAAGCGGAAGTCTAACTTCTGCGAGAATGAGTACGTTGGAGACACGAAGAGGATCAAGGCGCAGTTTGCTGGGGTAGGATCAGAAGCACCAGAGGTGCTGAAGGGTGAAAGAGCAGTGGAATCGAGCAAGAGACAAGGCAATGATGAAGGTTCATCCAACCTCACACAGAGTTTGCATCAGCCCTTGACTGTGGGCAGTGAAGTTGCTCGGTGTAAGACTTCATTTGTTGCCATGCCGTACCTGAGCTATGGTGCAGGTTCGTCAGCCTTTCTTCCATCGGCTGAGACGAATTTTCCCAATCAGTCTGGTTCTGCTTTAACCAACATACCACGCCCGCTGAATGCCAAAGAGGGAGAACTCAATACAGAGGTTCCACATG GTGCGAGAACGCATCTTGGACTGGCTAAGAGTCAACGAGGTACCCGTGGGCTTGCCGACGCGAATATGACGTCTCTCAAAAGAAAGCTGGAAGAACTCATCAGCAGTCGCCGAGCGGACATGAACGAGCTGAAGTCGAAGTGGACGAGGACAGAAGAAGAATATGGGAGTGTGGTTCGGGCAATCAGAGAAGGAATATCTTTTCCACCGGAGAAAGTAGCAGAGGTGGAAGGGCTGTGCAAAGAAGTCGAACAGATTCTTTTAGTTCCAGGAAGATTTCGGCAAGAGGCGACGGTTAGATGTCGCAAAACATCTCCCTCGGTGACAATAGAAGAATTAGTAGGCAAAGAAACTCTGCAGAAGGTGGATGAGATTGTTTGCTTTATAATGCAGAGCAAGGATTTCGTAATTGGTGTTTATGGTATGGGCGGAGTGGGCAAGACGGCCATTTTGAGGAATGTCTATAATAGACTCCTTGAGTATCGTGCATTGGATGTATTCTGGGTTGATGTACCTCAGGATTTTAGTGTTTATGCGCTACAAGAAGCGATTGCCAATGCAGTCGGACtagacaatctttcaaatgaGAAGGACTTGAAAAGAAGGGCGGGCCTATTGTGTGGACATCtgaaggtgaagaagagacCCATCCTTATTTTAGATGGCCTTTGGATGCACTTTGAAGTTAAGGATGTGGGTATTCCGGTTGGAATGGGCAGACTACGGTTGGTAGTGACAACTCGATCACTAGATGTGTGTCGTATGATGCTCTGTCAAAAGCAAATGAAGATAGAACTTCTCAAGGAGGAAGATTCTTGGAGGTTATTTTCAAGGACGTATGGCTTTGCGGGAGAACTATCTGGGGAAGTTGGACAAATTGCAAGGTCTCTTATTAATAGGTGTTCTGGTCTGCCACTTGGGATCATTGAGATTGCAACTCGCATGAGAGGAGCGGAAGAGcatgattggagatgcatgtTGCAAAATTTAGAAGACCTAAGGCTGGAGCTTGACGTGTTCAAGAGACTGCAGCTCAGTTACTTGAACTTGGGTAATGAACAAGTGCAACAGTGTTTCCTGCATTTAATCCTTTGTTTTGGAGATTTCCTTTCAGCAGATGGCAGAAAGTTTTACATAGAGTCTTTGATAGATGAGGGTTTGTTAGGTGGAATTGCCACCAGGAATAGACTGTACGAACGGGGTAACGAAATATTGGGTAAAATAGAAGGGGCTGGCCTGTTGGATTTTGAAGAAGGGGATCGGTGTCTACACCCATTGACAAGGGACATGGCATTGCATATGGTGCCGAGCACAACTCACATGTTTAAGGCCATTATGGGTTTGAGAGAAATACCGGAGGACGTATTCTGGACCGATCGTCTAGAGAAAGTCTTTTTACATGgcaacaaaatagaagaaatccCATACGGCATATCGCCAAATTGCCCTAAACTGACGAGGCTGTCTTTGGATAGCAATTCCACCTTGGCAGTCATCCATGGATCTTTCTTTGGACATCTAAAGGGGCTGACTGTTCTAGATCTCAGCTGCACCGGAATCACGGAATTACCGGACTCCATCTCTGAGTTGGAGAGCTTGGAAGCACTGTTACTGCAAGGTTGTTCCTCATTGCGTTTTATTCCTTATGTAGGAAAGTTGCGATCCCTAAGAAAGTTGGACCTCACTGAGTGTAGAAGTCTTGGAGAAGTGCCAGAGGGCATGGAGATGTTGGCAAACCTGAGGTGCCTCGCCCTACTTCTTGCAGAGATCCAGACATTACCGGAGGGAGTGTTGGGGAAGCTGGTGAACTTGCAATATCTCTCGATTAATGAGCTAAGGGTGGGAGAAGAGGTAAAATTACTGGAGGTGGAGGAACTTTATTGTTCTGTTTCCGATGTGGAAACATTCAATGCATGCGTGGGGTGTCTTGAGCGAAATGGATCCGCACGCTACAGGCTCATGATGGGTGAACGAAGCGGTGAGGTCCTTTGGTGTGGGATTGACACTGAGAGGTTGTTACTCATTGATAGTTGCGACCGTATCGCCGGGAGTGTAGATGGAACAAGTGGTGATGGCTGCGTTCTGCTTCCGGAAAGTGTGCAATCATTGGTATTGTCCCGGTGTCATAAAATGAAGAGAGTGATGGAATGGGAGTGGCTGACTGCTCACCTTCCAAATCTGGAGGAGATTGTAACCATTAGTTGTGAGAACTTAGAGGAGATAATACATGGGCCATTGCCAAGTGAAGCCACTTGTCGCCTTAGACATCTTGAAGTAAATGGATGCAACAACATGAAGAGGGTGCTGCTGACGCAAGACATGGTGCTCCATCTCCCTTTCCTCGAAGATATAGTAGTCCAAGACAGCAAGGGCATAGAGTTGATAATGGGCACTGTTGCCAAAATGACGTACTTCTCCTTCCCGAAGTTAATGAACCTGGTTCTACATAAACTTCCGGAACTGAAGAGTGTATGTGATGGGATCATGAGATGCAATTCCCTCCAGAGGGTTTCTATAGACAATTGTCCAAAACTGAAGAGGATTCCTCTGCAGCTGCCCCTGCTTGACAATGGGCTGCCttctcctcccccttctctTCGAGAGATTCGGATAAATCGGCAGATGTGGGAGTCGCTTGAGTGGGATCATCCCCTTGCCCGTTCTTCACTTGAACACTTAATCAAGTTTCTTG ACTGA
- the LOC120287568 gene encoding probable disease resistance protein At4g27220 isoform X5, producing the protein MPRPLNAEEEAPNTEVPQGARTHLGLAKSQRGTRGLADANMTSLKRKLEELISSRRADMNELKSKWTRTEEEYGSVVRAIREGISFPPEKVAEVEGLCKEVEQILLVPGRFRQEATVRCRKTSPSVTIEELVGKETLQKVDEIVCFIMQSKDFVIGVYGMGGVGKTAILRNVYNRLLEYRALDVFWVDVPQDFSVYALQEAIANAVGLDNLSNEKDLKRRAGLLCGHLKVKKRPILILDGLWMHFEVKDVGIPVGMGRLRLVVTTRSLDVCRMMLCQKQMKIELLKEEDSWRLFSRTYGFAGELSGEVGQIARSLINRCSGLPLGIIEIATRMRGAEEHDWRCMLQNLEDLRLELDVFKRLQLSYLNLGNEQVQQCFLHLILCFGDFLSADGRKFYIESLIDEGLLGGIATRNRLYERGNEILGKIEGAGLLDFEEGDRCLHPLTRDMALHMVPSTTHMFKAIMGLREIPEDVFWTDRLEKVFLHGNKIEEIPYGISPNCPKLTRLSLDSNSTLAVIHGSFFGHLKGLTVLDLSCTGITELPDSISELESLEALLLQGCSSLRFIPYVGKLRSLRKLDLTECRSLGEVPEGMEMLANLRCLALLLAEIQTLPEGVLGKLVNLQYLSINELRVGEEVKLLEVEELYCSVSDVETFNACVGCLERNGSARYRLMMGERSGEVLWCGIDTERLLLIDSCDRIAGSVDGTSGDGCVLLPESVQSLVLSRCHKMKRVMEWEWLTAHLPNLEEIVTISCENLEEIIHGPLPSEATCRLRHLEVNGCNNMKRVLLTQDMVLHLPFLEDIVVQDSKGIELIMGTVAKMTYFSFPKLMNLVLHKLPELKSVCDGIMRCNSLQRVSIDNCPKLKRIPLQLPLLDNGLPSPPPSLREIRINRQMWESLEWDHPLARSSLEHLIKFLD; encoded by the exons ATGCCACGCCCACTGAATGCAGAAGAGGAAGCACCCAATACGGAGGTTCCCCAAG GTGCGAGAACGCATCTTGGACTGGCTAAGAGTCAACGAGGTACCCGTGGGCTTGCCGACGCGAATATGACGTCTCTCAAAAGAAAGCTGGAAGAACTCATCAGCAGTCGCCGAGCGGACATGAACGAGCTGAAGTCGAAGTGGACGAGGACAGAAGAAGAATATGGGAGTGTGGTTCGGGCAATCAGAGAAGGAATATCTTTTCCACCGGAGAAAGTAGCAGAGGTGGAAGGGCTGTGCAAAGAAGTCGAACAGATTCTTTTAGTTCCAGGAAGATTTCGGCAAGAGGCGACGGTTAGATGTCGCAAAACATCTCCCTCGGTGACAATAGAAGAATTAGTAGGCAAAGAAACTCTGCAGAAGGTGGATGAGATTGTTTGCTTTATAATGCAGAGCAAGGATTTCGTAATTGGTGTTTATGGTATGGGCGGAGTGGGCAAGACGGCCATTTTGAGGAATGTCTATAATAGACTCCTTGAGTATCGTGCATTGGATGTATTCTGGGTTGATGTACCTCAGGATTTTAGTGTTTATGCGCTACAAGAAGCGATTGCCAATGCAGTCGGACtagacaatctttcaaatgaGAAGGACTTGAAAAGAAGGGCGGGCCTATTGTGTGGACATCtgaaggtgaagaagagacCCATCCTTATTTTAGATGGCCTTTGGATGCACTTTGAAGTTAAGGATGTGGGTATTCCGGTTGGAATGGGCAGACTACGGTTGGTAGTGACAACTCGATCACTAGATGTGTGTCGTATGATGCTCTGTCAAAAGCAAATGAAGATAGAACTTCTCAAGGAGGAAGATTCTTGGAGGTTATTTTCAAGGACGTATGGCTTTGCGGGAGAACTATCTGGGGAAGTTGGACAAATTGCAAGGTCTCTTATTAATAGGTGTTCTGGTCTGCCACTTGGGATCATTGAGATTGCAACTCGCATGAGAGGAGCGGAAGAGcatgattggagatgcatgtTGCAAAATTTAGAAGACCTAAGGCTGGAGCTTGACGTGTTCAAGAGACTGCAGCTCAGTTACTTGAACTTGGGTAATGAACAAGTGCAACAGTGTTTCCTGCATTTAATCCTTTGTTTTGGAGATTTCCTTTCAGCAGATGGCAGAAAGTTTTACATAGAGTCTTTGATAGATGAGGGTTTGTTAGGTGGAATTGCCACCAGGAATAGACTGTACGAACGGGGTAACGAAATATTGGGTAAAATAGAAGGGGCTGGCCTGTTGGATTTTGAAGAAGGGGATCGGTGTCTACACCCATTGACAAGGGACATGGCATTGCATATGGTGCCGAGCACAACTCACATGTTTAAGGCCATTATGGGTTTGAGAGAAATACCGGAGGACGTATTCTGGACCGATCGTCTAGAGAAAGTCTTTTTACATGgcaacaaaatagaagaaatccCATACGGCATATCGCCAAATTGCCCTAAACTGACGAGGCTGTCTTTGGATAGCAATTCCACCTTGGCAGTCATCCATGGATCTTTCTTTGGACATCTAAAGGGGCTGACTGTTCTAGATCTCAGCTGCACCGGAATCACGGAATTACCGGACTCCATCTCTGAGTTGGAGAGCTTGGAAGCACTGTTACTGCAAGGTTGTTCCTCATTGCGTTTTATTCCTTATGTAGGAAAGTTGCGATCCCTAAGAAAGTTGGACCTCACTGAGTGTAGAAGTCTTGGAGAAGTGCCAGAGGGCATGGAGATGTTGGCAAACCTGAGGTGCCTCGCCCTACTTCTTGCAGAGATCCAGACATTACCGGAGGGAGTGTTGGGGAAGCTGGTGAACTTGCAATATCTCTCGATTAATGAGCTAAGGGTGGGAGAAGAGGTAAAATTACTGGAGGTGGAGGAACTTTATTGTTCTGTTTCCGATGTGGAAACATTCAATGCATGCGTGGGGTGTCTTGAGCGAAATGGATCCGCACGCTACAGGCTCATGATGGGTGAACGAAGCGGTGAGGTCCTTTGGTGTGGGATTGACACTGAGAGGTTGTTACTCATTGATAGTTGCGACCGTATCGCCGGGAGTGTAGATGGAACAAGTGGTGATGGCTGCGTTCTGCTTCCGGAAAGTGTGCAATCATTGGTATTGTCCCGGTGTCATAAAATGAAGAGAGTGATGGAATGGGAGTGGCTGACTGCTCACCTTCCAAATCTGGAGGAGATTGTAACCATTAGTTGTGAGAACTTAGAGGAGATAATACATGGGCCATTGCCAAGTGAAGCCACTTGTCGCCTTAGACATCTTGAAGTAAATGGATGCAACAACATGAAGAGGGTGCTGCTGACGCAAGACATGGTGCTCCATCTCCCTTTCCTCGAAGATATAGTAGTCCAAGACAGCAAGGGCATAGAGTTGATAATGGGCACTGTTGCCAAAATGACGTACTTCTCCTTCCCGAAGTTAATGAACCTGGTTCTACATAAACTTCCGGAACTGAAGAGTGTATGTGATGGGATCATGAGATGCAATTCCCTCCAGAGGGTTTCTATAGACAATTGTCCAAAACTGAAGAGGATTCCTCTGCAGCTGCCCCTGCTTGACAATGGGCTGCCttctcctcccccttctctTCGAGAGATTCGGATAAATCGGCAGATGTGGGAGTCGCTTGAGTGGGATCATCCCCTTGCCCGTTCTTCACTTGAACACTTAATCAAGTTTCTTG ACTGA